In a genomic window of Callithrix jacchus isolate 240 chromosome 22, calJac240_pri, whole genome shotgun sequence:
- the FUZ gene encoding protein fuzzy homolog isoform X3, with product MFGQNLEVQLSSARTENTTVVWKSFHDSITLIVLSSEVGISELRLERLLQMVFGAMVLLVGLEELTNIRNVERLKKDLRASYCLIDSFLGDSELIGDLTQCVDCVIPPEGTLLQEALSGFAEAADTAFVSLVVSGRVVAATEGWWRLGMPEAVLLPWLVGSLPPQTARDYPVYLPHGSPTIPHRLLMLTLLPSLELCLLCGPSPPLSQLYPQLLERWWQPLLDPLRACLPLGPRALPSGFPLHTDILGLLLLHLELKRCLFTVEPLGNKEPSPEQRRRLLRNFYTLVTSTHFPPEPGSPEKTEDAFHQAQLPRACYLVVGTEEPGSGVRLVALQLGLRRLLLLLSPQSPTHGLRSLATHTLHALTPLL from the exons ATGTTCGGGCAGAATCTGGAGGTGCAGCTGAGCTCTGCAAGGACCGAGAATACGACCGTGGTGTGGAAAAGCTTCCATGACAG CATCACCCTCATTGTTCTGTCATCTGAGGTGGGCATCtctgagctgaggctggagagactACTACAAATGGTGTTTGGAGCCATG GTCCTTCTTGTGGGACTTGAAGAACTGACCAATATCCGCAACGTGGAGAGACTGAAGAAGGACTTAAGG GCCAGTTACTGCCTGATCGACAGCTTCCTAGGGGATTCGGAGCTCATCGGGGACCTGACCCAGTGTGTAGACTGTGTGATTCCTCCAGAGGGGACCCTCTTGCAG GAAGCCCTCTCCGGGTTCGCTGAGGCAGCGGACACGGCCTTCGTCAGTCTGGTGGTGTCGGGCCGGGTGGTGGCGGCAACAGAGGGTTGGTGGCGGCTGGGGATGCCCGAGGCCGTGCTGCTCCCCTGGCTGGTGGGGTCCCTGCCGCCGCAGACCGCTCGCGACTACCCGGTGTACCTGCCGCACGGGAGCCCCACG ATCCCACACCGGCTCCTGATGCTGACGCTGCTGCCAAGCCTGGAGCTGTGTCTGCTCTGCGGACCGAGCCCACCCCTCAGCCAGTTGTATCCACAG CTTCTGGAGCGCTGGTGGCAGCCGCTGCTGGACCCGCTGCGGGCCTGCCTGCCGCTGGGACCCCGAGCGCTGCCCAGTGGCTTCCCACTCCACACAGACATCCTCGG GCTGCTGCTCCTCCATCTGGAACTGAAACGCTGCCTCTTCACTGTGGAGCCCTTGGGGAATAAAG AGCCTTCCCCAGAACAGCGCCGGCGCCTCCTCCGAAACTTCTACACCCTGGTCACCTCCACGCACTTCCCACCAG AGCCAGGGTCACCAGAGAAGACAGAAGATGCGttccaccaggcccagctgcccAGAGCCTGCTACCTGGTGGTAGGGACTGAGGAACCAGGCTCAGGAGTGCGTCTGGTGGCCCTGCAGCTGGGGCTTcggcggctgctgctgctgctgtctccCCAGAGTCCCACCCATGGGCTGCGAAGCCTAGCTACCCACACTCTGCATGCCCTCACCCCACTTCTTTGA
- the FUZ gene encoding protein fuzzy homolog isoform X1: protein MGEEGTGGTVHLLCLAASSGVPLFCRSSRGGAPARQQLPFSVIGSLNGVHMFGQNLEVQLSSARTENTTVVWKSFHDSITLIVLSSEVGISELRLERLLQMVFGAMVLLVGLEELTNIRNVERLKKDLRASYCLIDSFLGDSELIGDLTQCVDCVIPPEGTLLQEALSGFAEAADTAFVSLVVSGRVVAATEGWWRLGMPEAVLLPWLVGSLPPQTARDYPVYLPHGSPTIPHRLLMLTLLPSLELCLLCGPSPPLSQLYPQLLERWWQPLLDPLRACLPLGPRALPSGFPLHTDILGLLLLHLELKRCLFTVEPLGNKEPSPEQRRRLLRNFYTLVTSTHFPPEPGSPEKTEDAFHQAQLPRACYLVVGTEEPGSGVRLVALQLGLRRLLLLLSPQSPTHGLRSLATHTLHALTPLL from the exons ATGGGGGAGGAAGGGACGGGCGGCACCGTGCATCTGCTGTGCCTCGCGGCCTCCAGCGGGGTCCCCCTGTTCTGCAGGAGCAGCCGCGGCGGCGCCCCCGCCCGTCAGCAG CTCCCGTTCTCTGTCATCGGTTCCCTCAATGGAGTCCACATGTTCGGGCAGAATCTGGAGGTGCAGCTGAGCTCTGCAAGGACCGAGAATACGACCGTGGTGTGGAAAAGCTTCCATGACAG CATCACCCTCATTGTTCTGTCATCTGAGGTGGGCATCtctgagctgaggctggagagactACTACAAATGGTGTTTGGAGCCATG GTCCTTCTTGTGGGACTTGAAGAACTGACCAATATCCGCAACGTGGAGAGACTGAAGAAGGACTTAAGG GCCAGTTACTGCCTGATCGACAGCTTCCTAGGGGATTCGGAGCTCATCGGGGACCTGACCCAGTGTGTAGACTGTGTGATTCCTCCAGAGGGGACCCTCTTGCAG GAAGCCCTCTCCGGGTTCGCTGAGGCAGCGGACACGGCCTTCGTCAGTCTGGTGGTGTCGGGCCGGGTGGTGGCGGCAACAGAGGGTTGGTGGCGGCTGGGGATGCCCGAGGCCGTGCTGCTCCCCTGGCTGGTGGGGTCCCTGCCGCCGCAGACCGCTCGCGACTACCCGGTGTACCTGCCGCACGGGAGCCCCACG ATCCCACACCGGCTCCTGATGCTGACGCTGCTGCCAAGCCTGGAGCTGTGTCTGCTCTGCGGACCGAGCCCACCCCTCAGCCAGTTGTATCCACAG CTTCTGGAGCGCTGGTGGCAGCCGCTGCTGGACCCGCTGCGGGCCTGCCTGCCGCTGGGACCCCGAGCGCTGCCCAGTGGCTTCCCACTCCACACAGACATCCTCGG GCTGCTGCTCCTCCATCTGGAACTGAAACGCTGCCTCTTCACTGTGGAGCCCTTGGGGAATAAAG AGCCTTCCCCAGAACAGCGCCGGCGCCTCCTCCGAAACTTCTACACCCTGGTCACCTCCACGCACTTCCCACCAG AGCCAGGGTCACCAGAGAAGACAGAAGATGCGttccaccaggcccagctgcccAGAGCCTGCTACCTGGTGGTAGGGACTGAGGAACCAGGCTCAGGAGTGCGTCTGGTGGCCCTGCAGCTGGGGCTTcggcggctgctgctgctgctgtctccCCAGAGTCCCACCCATGGGCTGCGAAGCCTAGCTACCCACACTCTGCATGCCCTCACCCCACTTCTTTGA
- the FUZ gene encoding protein fuzzy homolog isoform X4 has translation MGEEGTGGTVHLLCLAASSGVPLFCRSSRGGAPARQQLPFSVIGSLNGVHMFGQNLEVQLSSARTENTTVVWKSFHDSITLIVLSSEVGISELRLERLLQMVFGAMVLLVGLEELTNIRNVERLKKDLRASYCLIDSFLGDSELIGDLTQCVDCVIPPEGTLLQEALSGFAEAADTAFVSLVVSGRVVAATEGWWRLGMPEAVLLPWLVGSLPPQTARDYPVYLPHGSPTIPHRLLMLTLLPSLELCLLCGPSPPLSQLYPQLLERWWQPLLDPLRACLPLGPRALPSGFPLHTDILGLLLLHLELKRCLFTVEPLGNKEPSPEQRRRLLRNFYTLVTSTHFPPVSPGK, from the exons ATGGGGGAGGAAGGGACGGGCGGCACCGTGCATCTGCTGTGCCTCGCGGCCTCCAGCGGGGTCCCCCTGTTCTGCAGGAGCAGCCGCGGCGGCGCCCCCGCCCGTCAGCAG CTCCCGTTCTCTGTCATCGGTTCCCTCAATGGAGTCCACATGTTCGGGCAGAATCTGGAGGTGCAGCTGAGCTCTGCAAGGACCGAGAATACGACCGTGGTGTGGAAAAGCTTCCATGACAG CATCACCCTCATTGTTCTGTCATCTGAGGTGGGCATCtctgagctgaggctggagagactACTACAAATGGTGTTTGGAGCCATG GTCCTTCTTGTGGGACTTGAAGAACTGACCAATATCCGCAACGTGGAGAGACTGAAGAAGGACTTAAGG GCCAGTTACTGCCTGATCGACAGCTTCCTAGGGGATTCGGAGCTCATCGGGGACCTGACCCAGTGTGTAGACTGTGTGATTCCTCCAGAGGGGACCCTCTTGCAG GAAGCCCTCTCCGGGTTCGCTGAGGCAGCGGACACGGCCTTCGTCAGTCTGGTGGTGTCGGGCCGGGTGGTGGCGGCAACAGAGGGTTGGTGGCGGCTGGGGATGCCCGAGGCCGTGCTGCTCCCCTGGCTGGTGGGGTCCCTGCCGCCGCAGACCGCTCGCGACTACCCGGTGTACCTGCCGCACGGGAGCCCCACG ATCCCACACCGGCTCCTGATGCTGACGCTGCTGCCAAGCCTGGAGCTGTGTCTGCTCTGCGGACCGAGCCCACCCCTCAGCCAGTTGTATCCACAG CTTCTGGAGCGCTGGTGGCAGCCGCTGCTGGACCCGCTGCGGGCCTGCCTGCCGCTGGGACCCCGAGCGCTGCCCAGTGGCTTCCCACTCCACACAGACATCCTCGG GCTGCTGCTCCTCCATCTGGAACTGAAACGCTGCCTCTTCACTGTGGAGCCCTTGGGGAATAAAG AGCCTTCCCCAGAACAGCGCCGGCGCCTCCTCCGAAACTTCTACACCCTGGTCACCTCCACGCACTTCCCACCAG TTTCCCCAGGAAAATGA
- the FUZ gene encoding protein fuzzy homolog isoform X2: MGEEGTGGTVHLLCLAASSGVPLFCRSSRGGAPARQQLPFSVIGSLNGVHMFGQNLEVQLSSARTENTTVVWKSFHDSITLIVLSSEVGISELRLERLLQMVFGAMVLLVGLEELTNIRNVERLKKDLRASYCLIDSFLGDSELIGDLTQCVDCVIPPEGTLLQEALSGFAEAADTAFVSLVVSGRVVAATEGWWRLGMPEAVLLPWLVGSLPPQTARDYPVYLPHGSPTLLERWWQPLLDPLRACLPLGPRALPSGFPLHTDILGLLLLHLELKRCLFTVEPLGNKEPSPEQRRRLLRNFYTLVTSTHFPPEPGSPEKTEDAFHQAQLPRACYLVVGTEEPGSGVRLVALQLGLRRLLLLLSPQSPTHGLRSLATHTLHALTPLL; the protein is encoded by the exons ATGGGGGAGGAAGGGACGGGCGGCACCGTGCATCTGCTGTGCCTCGCGGCCTCCAGCGGGGTCCCCCTGTTCTGCAGGAGCAGCCGCGGCGGCGCCCCCGCCCGTCAGCAG CTCCCGTTCTCTGTCATCGGTTCCCTCAATGGAGTCCACATGTTCGGGCAGAATCTGGAGGTGCAGCTGAGCTCTGCAAGGACCGAGAATACGACCGTGGTGTGGAAAAGCTTCCATGACAG CATCACCCTCATTGTTCTGTCATCTGAGGTGGGCATCtctgagctgaggctggagagactACTACAAATGGTGTTTGGAGCCATG GTCCTTCTTGTGGGACTTGAAGAACTGACCAATATCCGCAACGTGGAGAGACTGAAGAAGGACTTAAGG GCCAGTTACTGCCTGATCGACAGCTTCCTAGGGGATTCGGAGCTCATCGGGGACCTGACCCAGTGTGTAGACTGTGTGATTCCTCCAGAGGGGACCCTCTTGCAG GAAGCCCTCTCCGGGTTCGCTGAGGCAGCGGACACGGCCTTCGTCAGTCTGGTGGTGTCGGGCCGGGTGGTGGCGGCAACAGAGGGTTGGTGGCGGCTGGGGATGCCCGAGGCCGTGCTGCTCCCCTGGCTGGTGGGGTCCCTGCCGCCGCAGACCGCTCGCGACTACCCGGTGTACCTGCCGCACGGGAGCCCCACG CTTCTGGAGCGCTGGTGGCAGCCGCTGCTGGACCCGCTGCGGGCCTGCCTGCCGCTGGGACCCCGAGCGCTGCCCAGTGGCTTCCCACTCCACACAGACATCCTCGG GCTGCTGCTCCTCCATCTGGAACTGAAACGCTGCCTCTTCACTGTGGAGCCCTTGGGGAATAAAG AGCCTTCCCCAGAACAGCGCCGGCGCCTCCTCCGAAACTTCTACACCCTGGTCACCTCCACGCACTTCCCACCAG AGCCAGGGTCACCAGAGAAGACAGAAGATGCGttccaccaggcccagctgcccAGAGCCTGCTACCTGGTGGTAGGGACTGAGGAACCAGGCTCAGGAGTGCGTCTGGTGGCCCTGCAGCTGGGGCTTcggcggctgctgctgctgctgtctccCCAGAGTCCCACCCATGGGCTGCGAAGCCTAGCTACCCACACTCTGCATGCCCTCACCCCACTTCTTTGA